The following are encoded in a window of Synechococcales cyanobacterium CNB genomic DNA:
- a CDS encoding tetratricopeptide repeat protein translates to MSEASDDGARGGRGSWVLAGLFVLALAVFVTAVVVRRPSSAGAEGDRPGAARTVEGVLRAAADYVQAGERAKAEAVLSAAVREHPANPDLRLAFGEVLVALGRPGAAYREYEAALASGADGAAVHFAAGTVASMAGLPDRAVEHFSAAQAADPTKADYPLYLAQVQLRQGDVQRAKVNLLLTARLDEGRAVVWGTLAEIALRENKPDLALQHVVRAREIEPRVTAWRVVEARALNRLGEPERALLTLRGVEGADVRSLPVLRLMGECYGLLGRPGDAAREFAQASDATPGDAELAFEAATWLERAEEMDGALRFARRAAELGHAGAKEMTARLGGG, encoded by the coding sequence ATGAGCGAGGCATCGGACGACGGGGCGAGAGGCGGGCGTGGATCGTGGGTGCTGGCGGGGCTGTTCGTGCTCGCACTGGCGGTGTTCGTGACCGCGGTGGTCGTGCGGCGGCCATCGTCGGCTGGGGCGGAGGGTGATCGACCCGGTGCGGCTCGCACGGTGGAGGGCGTGCTGCGGGCGGCGGCGGACTACGTACAGGCTGGAGAACGTGCGAAAGCGGAGGCGGTGCTGTCGGCAGCGGTGCGCGAGCACCCAGCGAACCCGGACCTGCGGCTGGCGTTCGGGGAGGTACTGGTTGCGTTGGGCCGGCCGGGAGCGGCGTATAGGGAGTACGAGGCCGCGCTGGCGAGCGGCGCGGACGGCGCGGCGGTGCACTTCGCGGCGGGAACGGTGGCGAGCATGGCGGGGCTGCCGGATCGTGCGGTGGAGCATTTCTCGGCGGCGCAGGCGGCCGACCCGACGAAGGCGGACTACCCGCTGTATCTGGCGCAGGTGCAGTTGCGACAGGGGGACGTGCAGCGTGCGAAGGTGAACCTGCTGCTGACGGCGCGGCTGGATGAGGGGCGTGCGGTGGTATGGGGGACGCTGGCGGAGATCGCGCTGCGCGAGAACAAGCCGGACCTGGCATTGCAGCACGTGGTTCGGGCGCGGGAGATCGAGCCGCGCGTGACGGCGTGGCGCGTGGTGGAGGCGCGCGCACTGAACAGACTGGGTGAGCCGGAGCGGGCGCTGCTCACGCTGCGCGGTGTCGAGGGGGCGGACGTGCGCTCGCTGCCGGTGCTGCGACTGATGGGGGAGTGCTACGGGTTGCTCGGGAGGCCCGGCGACGCTGCGCGGGAGTTTGCGCAGGCGTCGGATGCGACGCCGGGCGACGCGGAACTCGCGTTCGAGGCTGCGACGTGGCTGGAACGAGCGGAGGAGATGGACGGCGCGCTGCGGTTCGCGCGGCGTGCGGCTGAACTCGGGCACGCCGGGGCGAAGGAGATGACCGCGCGTCTTGGCGGGGGTTGA
- a CDS encoding porin, with amino-acid sequence MSLNKYLVEFIGTFFLVLTVGCTVLQDAPGVIAPLAIGGALMVMVFAGGHVSGGHYNPAVTLAVLMRGRCSRNDAMLYMVAQLLAAGAAALAATFLTGRTGMPMTIEGVPAALLAEFLFTFALAWVVLNTATAKGTANNSFYGLAIGGTVMVGAFAVGGISGGAFNPAVALGACLMKLVSFSDVWVHFAADFAGGAVAAVAFKAVNRDDK; translated from the coding sequence ATGAGCCTGAACAAGTACCTTGTCGAGTTCATCGGCACGTTCTTCCTCGTCCTCACCGTCGGATGCACCGTCCTACAGGACGCGCCGGGCGTCATCGCCCCGCTCGCCATCGGCGGCGCGCTCATGGTCATGGTCTTCGCGGGCGGGCACGTCTCCGGGGGGCACTACAACCCCGCGGTTACGCTCGCCGTCCTCATGCGCGGCCGATGCTCGCGCAACGATGCGATGCTCTACATGGTCGCCCAGCTGCTCGCTGCGGGTGCCGCGGCTCTCGCGGCGACGTTCCTCACCGGCCGCACCGGCATGCCCATGACGATCGAGGGCGTCCCCGCCGCGCTTCTCGCCGAGTTCCTCTTCACCTTCGCACTCGCCTGGGTTGTCCTGAACACGGCCACCGCCAAGGGCACCGCGAACAACTCCTTCTACGGCCTGGCCATCGGCGGCACGGTGATGGTCGGCGCGTTCGCCGTCGGCGGCATCTCGGGCGGCGCCTTCAACCCCGCCGTCGCCCTCGGTGCCTGCCTGATGAAACTCGTCTCCTTCTCCGATGTCTGGGTCCACTTTGCCGCCGATTTCGCCGGCGGGGCTGTGGCCGCCGTCGCCTTCAAGGCCGTCAACCGCGACGACAAGTAA
- a CDS encoding class II fumarate hydratase, producing MPPASATRTERDTMGEMAVPVDALYGASTQRAVLNFPVSGRPVPAEIIHAFALIKAACARANRRLGLLDEPRAESIVAACAQIERGLAEHGGLARHFPVDVFQTGSGTSTNMNVNEVVANLVCLARGKPIGSSKDPAYLQAGGVHPNDHVNMGQSSNDTFPTAMNVAAAFAITARLIPAMHALAVELEKKAREWDGIVKIGRTHLQDATPIRLGQEFSGFAAQVRHGVDRLGRALDSLAELAIGGTAVGTGINTHPDFARLVAADLAELTGVPFREADNHFEAQHARDSIVETSGHLRTIAVSLSKIAGDVRLMGCGPRCGIGELRLPAVQPGSSIMPGKVNPVICESLVMVCCRVIGNDAAIATAGLGGVGGLLDLHVAMPVMADALLDSINLLANGCAMFTANLLAGLQPDEDRCRELIEGSLAMCTSLAPVIGYDKAAALAKQAYKEGKTVRQLAREQHLLPDADLDRLLDPMSMTRPG from the coding sequence ATGCCACCAGCCAGCGCGACGCGCACCGAACGGGACACCATGGGCGAGATGGCCGTTCCCGTCGATGCCCTCTACGGCGCTTCCACCCAGCGGGCCGTCCTCAACTTCCCGGTCTCGGGCCGACCCGTTCCAGCCGAGATCATCCACGCCTTCGCCCTCATCAAGGCCGCGTGCGCACGCGCCAACCGTCGCCTCGGACTCCTCGACGAACCGCGAGCAGAGTCCATCGTCGCCGCCTGCGCACAGATCGAACGCGGCCTCGCGGAACACGGCGGACTCGCACGGCATTTCCCCGTCGACGTCTTCCAGACAGGCTCCGGCACCAGCACCAACATGAACGTCAACGAGGTCGTAGCAAACCTCGTCTGTCTCGCCAGGGGCAAGCCCATCGGCTCCTCGAAGGATCCCGCCTATCTCCAAGCCGGCGGCGTACACCCCAACGACCACGTCAATATGGGGCAGTCTTCCAACGACACCTTCCCAACCGCGATGAACGTCGCCGCCGCGTTCGCGATCACCGCCAGACTCATTCCTGCCATGCACGCTCTCGCCGTCGAACTCGAGAAGAAGGCCCGCGAGTGGGACGGCATCGTCAAGATCGGCCGCACCCACCTTCAGGATGCGACCCCCATCCGCCTCGGGCAGGAGTTCTCCGGCTTCGCCGCCCAGGTCCGCCACGGCGTCGATCGCCTCGGCCGCGCCCTCGATTCGCTCGCGGAACTCGCCATCGGCGGCACCGCCGTCGGCACCGGCATCAACACCCACCCCGACTTCGCACGTCTCGTCGCCGCAGATCTCGCCGAACTCACCGGCGTTCCCTTCCGCGAAGCAGACAACCACTTCGAGGCACAGCACGCCCGCGACTCCATCGTCGAGACCTCCGGCCACCTCCGCACCATCGCCGTCAGCCTCAGCAAGATCGCCGGCGACGTCCGGCTCATGGGCTGCGGCCCGCGCTGCGGCATCGGCGAACTCCGCCTCCCCGCCGTCCAGCCCGGCTCATCCATCATGCCCGGCAAAGTGAACCCCGTCATCTGCGAGTCGCTCGTCATGGTCTGCTGCCGCGTCATCGGCAACGACGCCGCCATCGCCACCGCAGGTCTCGGCGGCGTCGGCGGCCTGCTCGACCTCCACGTCGCCATGCCCGTCATGGCCGATGCCCTCCTCGACTCCATCAACCTGCTCGCCAACGGCTGCGCGATGTTCACGGCCAACCTCCTCGCCGGCCTCCAACCCGACGAGGACCGCTGCCGCGAACTCATCGAGGGCAGCCTCGCCATGTGCACCAGTCTCGCGCCCGTCATCGGCTACGACAAGGCCGCCGCCCTCGCCAAGCAGGCGTACAAGGAAGGCAAGACCGTCCGCCAGCTCGCCCGCGAGCAGCACCTCCTCCCCGACGCCGACCTCGACCGCCTCCTCGACCCCATGAGCATGACCCGCCCCGGCTGA
- a CDS encoding transglutaminase domain-containing protein: protein MNAGRVLAGMIAALIGLGMAGEGACAQGGRTTPRDRQQGQPAPAPGGSTPVTTPAGTQPAAQAVRLKPSPYIVREENRSKRWTMTVDVNIEAWKRYIEGRPPENDRFTFSSATIVWPLVPETASSVMDAVESASGIQPAISGVVKFQDREVTRETAIIAADAGGNVLHSGTWRAQWVMPPLEGASLYDGREMSLQVVIPVTSYRTTFDERGARAVAWPKEAWPPEAHATFAPQMFIDFGPDGRPYDTAPVSDLVAIWTEGRDPKSIAPVTLAKWFAAKVVEHVQLSGDGLAFDRTGMIEGLDLKGAPLTALEKRGSEYDMACLLAAVYRKAGLPARIVIGYDQESRAGKQVYLKRPKSVPDLRAWVEFALYDEANGTFGWVPVDPAAMRGSSSRLPPNFMDRDQRYFGTHDELDRVIPFAFHFHPPTTVRAYGSPGFWGWFVTPVPPDRAYQRLSFRAHTTPVRATPPGARPGS, encoded by the coding sequence ATGAACGCAGGGCGAGTGTTGGCGGGGATGATCGCCGCGCTGATCGGGTTGGGGATGGCTGGCGAAGGCGCATGTGCGCAGGGGGGGCGCACGACACCGCGCGACCGTCAGCAGGGCCAACCGGCGCCTGCGCCGGGCGGCTCGACACCCGTGACGACGCCTGCTGGCACACAGCCGGCGGCGCAGGCGGTGCGTTTGAAGCCCAGCCCGTACATCGTGCGTGAGGAGAACCGCTCGAAGCGTTGGACGATGACGGTGGACGTGAACATCGAGGCGTGGAAGCGGTACATCGAAGGCCGGCCGCCGGAGAACGATCGGTTCACGTTCAGCAGCGCAACGATCGTGTGGCCGCTGGTTCCCGAGACGGCGTCGAGCGTGATGGACGCGGTGGAGTCTGCGAGCGGCATCCAGCCTGCGATCAGCGGCGTGGTGAAGTTCCAGGACCGCGAGGTGACGCGCGAGACGGCGATCATCGCGGCGGACGCTGGAGGGAACGTGCTGCACTCGGGGACGTGGCGGGCCCAGTGGGTGATGCCACCTCTGGAGGGGGCGTCGCTGTACGACGGCCGGGAGATGAGCCTGCAGGTGGTGATCCCTGTGACGTCGTACCGGACGACGTTCGACGAGCGTGGGGCGCGCGCGGTGGCGTGGCCGAAGGAGGCGTGGCCGCCGGAGGCGCACGCGACATTCGCGCCGCAGATGTTCATCGATTTCGGTCCGGACGGCCGTCCGTATGACACCGCGCCGGTATCGGACCTGGTGGCGATCTGGACCGAGGGGCGCGATCCGAAGTCGATCGCGCCGGTGACGCTGGCGAAGTGGTTCGCGGCCAAGGTGGTGGAGCACGTGCAGTTGAGCGGCGACGGGCTGGCGTTCGACCGCACGGGGATGATCGAGGGGCTTGACTTGAAGGGCGCGCCGCTGACCGCACTGGAGAAGCGAGGGAGCGAGTACGACATGGCGTGCCTGCTGGCGGCCGTGTACCGCAAAGCGGGTCTGCCGGCGCGGATCGTGATCGGGTACGACCAGGAGTCGCGGGCCGGCAAGCAGGTCTACCTGAAGCGGCCCAAGAGCGTGCCGGACCTGCGAGCGTGGGTGGAGTTTGCGCTCTACGACGAAGCGAACGGGACGTTCGGCTGGGTTCCGGTCGACCCTGCGGCGATGCGCGGCTCGTCTTCGCGTCTGCCGCCGAACTTCATGGACCGGGACCAGCGGTATTTCGGCACGCACGACGAGCTGGACCGCGTGATTCCGTTCGCGTTCCACTTCCACCCGCCGACGACGGTGCGTGCGTACGGGTCGCCGGGATTCTGGGGGTGGTTCGTGACGCCGGTGCCGCCGGATCGTGCGTATCAGCGACTCTCGTTCCGCGCGCACACGACGCCTGTGCGGGCGACGCCGCCGGGGGCACGGCCCGGCAGCTGA
- a CDS encoding type II secretion system protein yields the protein MARPRAFTLIELLVVIAIIALLVGILLPALGAARQTARNTLCGSRTGQINLAIAMYLHDHREHLPQVLVPGFDGEPTVIGTLFAGKKGTLPMLQIDEYGAERRPLNRYLIDWTPPPDDADTVAEVEPCRSPADKGAENLPIPGFERCESMYDLLGASYTLNDHAPDTNPWGDDYPTLVPPKGGRMPPVHDTTKTWVVGSHPIYNYDDGDDRGQRWYSPKAVQATLGFLDGHVRIALPVPPDRPHTTDDFTYLPQPNWMDRF from the coding sequence ATGGCACGCCCACGCGCCTTCACCCTCATCGAACTGCTCGTCGTCATCGCCATCATCGCCCTGCTCGTCGGCATCCTGCTCCCCGCGCTCGGCGCGGCCAGGCAGACCGCACGCAACACGCTCTGCGGCTCGCGCACCGGCCAGATCAACCTCGCCATCGCCATGTATCTCCACGATCACCGCGAGCACCTGCCGCAGGTGCTCGTGCCCGGCTTCGACGGCGAGCCGACCGTCATCGGCACGCTCTTCGCCGGCAAGAAGGGCACGCTGCCCATGCTCCAGATCGACGAGTACGGCGCGGAACGCCGACCCCTCAACCGCTACCTCATCGACTGGACGCCCCCCCCCGACGACGCCGACACCGTCGCCGAGGTCGAGCCCTGCCGATCACCCGCCGACAAGGGCGCCGAGAACCTCCCCATCCCCGGCTTCGAGCGCTGCGAATCCATGTACGACCTGCTCGGCGCGAGCTACACCCTCAACGATCACGCCCCGGACACCAACCCCTGGGGCGACGACTACCCCACCCTCGTGCCTCCCAAGGGCGGACGCATGCCGCCGGTCCATGACACGACGAAGACCTGGGTCGTCGGCTCGCACCCCATCTACAACTACGACGACGGCGACGACCGCGGCCAGCGCTGGTACTCGCCCAAGGCCGTGCAGGCGACCCTCGGCTTCCTCGACGGCCACGTCCGCATCGCGCTGCCCGTTCCGCCCGACCGCCCCCACACCACCGACGACTTCACCTATCTCCCGCAGCCCAACTGGATGGACAGGTTCTGA
- a CDS encoding nucleoside monophosphate kinase: protein MPDRYQTILLFGAPGAGKGTQGKILGLIPGFYHLSCGEVFRTLDIHSPLGRIFVEYSSRGELVPDDVTVRMWKENLHAQTVLSLYKPHVDLLVLDGIPRNVNQAQLMEKHINVLAIVHLICSDKEKMIERLRRRALKENRADDAKEEVIRRRWEVYEAETRPVLAHYPRSVIHDVDAMGSPGRVLQRVLEVVVPVQEKHFSNALQ, encoded by the coding sequence ATGCCCGACCGCTACCAGACCATCCTCCTCTTCGGCGCCCCCGGCGCGGGCAAGGGCACCCAGGGCAAGATCCTCGGCCTGATCCCCGGCTTCTACCACCTCTCCTGCGGCGAGGTCTTCCGCACGCTCGACATCCACTCCCCACTCGGAAGAATCTTCGTCGAGTACTCCTCCCGCGGCGAACTCGTCCCCGACGACGTCACCGTTCGCATGTGGAAGGAGAACCTCCACGCCCAGACCGTTCTCAGCCTCTACAAGCCGCACGTCGATCTCCTCGTCCTCGACGGCATCCCCCGCAACGTCAACCAGGCACAACTGATGGAGAAGCACATCAACGTGCTCGCCATCGTGCACCTGATCTGCTCCGACAAGGAGAAGATGATCGAGCGCCTCCGCCGCCGCGCCCTGAAGGAGAACCGCGCCGACGACGCCAAGGAGGAGGTCATCCGCCGCCGCTGGGAGGTCTACGAGGCCGAGACGCGCCCCGTCCTCGCGCACTACCCCAGGTCCGTCATCCACGACGTTGACGCGATGGGCTCCCCCGGCCGCGTCCTCCAGCGCGTCCTCGAAGTCGTCGTCCCCGTGCAGGAGAAGCACTTCTCCAACGCCCTCCAGTAG
- the fusA gene encoding elongation factor G encodes MAIDLSHIRNIGICAHIDAGKTTVTERILFYTGKNYKMGEVHEGTATMDFLQEEQERGITIQSAATTCPWTRNGVEYKINLIDTPGHVDFTIEVERSLRVLDGAVAVFDGKEGVEAQSETVWRQADRYRVPRLCFINKMDKLGANFEFSFRSIRQRLGANPIAVQYPIGQGQTLEGLIDLLTMRAYYFDADEQGAVVTEKDIPEHLRETAELWRHELVEKAAELDDALMERYLEDESSITDADIRKALRAGTLARRCNPVFCGAALRNIGVQRLLDGVIDYLPNPTEVPEVEGVDPDDREKKLSRPHSDTAPFSALVFKVVSDTHGDLTYVRIYSGVLKKGTRLLNPVNRKREIASRIFEMHAKDRIPLEEVGAGNIVAVVGIKDSITGDTLCDPENPIILERMEFPEPVISMSIEPKTADDKRKLSEALVTIRREDPSFRSNYDEETGQTIIAGMGELHLEIIKNKLVRDMKVNVEVGKPRVSYREAIAGPAKNVRGRFVKQTGGRGQYGDVIINLEPCTPEQAKAEGLDFRDSVAFVNKIIGGSVPKEYIPSVEAGIRQTAISGVTAGYPLINIKVELIDGSYHQVDSSQVAFEQAARLALREAVAKAGSLLLEPIMKVVILTPEDYVGNVTGDISSRRGMIVDTEDRDGVKVITCEVPLSEMFGYTTVLRGLSQGRASNTMEFLAYRPMPANMAKEVLAAG; translated from the coding sequence ATGGCCATCGACCTTTCCCATATCCGCAACATCGGCATCTGCGCCCACATCGACGCCGGCAAGACCACCGTCACCGAGCGCATCCTCTTCTACACCGGCAAGAACTACAAGATGGGCGAGGTCCACGAGGGCACCGCGACCATGGACTTCCTCCAGGAAGAGCAGGAACGCGGCATCACCATCCAGTCCGCCGCAACCACCTGCCCGTGGACACGCAACGGCGTCGAGTACAAGATCAACCTCATCGACACACCCGGTCACGTCGACTTCACCATCGAGGTCGAGCGTTCGCTCCGCGTGCTCGACGGCGCAGTCGCCGTCTTCGACGGCAAGGAGGGCGTCGAGGCCCAGTCCGAGACCGTCTGGCGCCAGGCCGACCGCTACCGTGTACCGCGCCTCTGCTTCATCAACAAGATGGACAAGCTCGGTGCGAACTTCGAGTTCTCCTTCCGCTCCATCCGCCAGCGCCTCGGCGCGAACCCCATCGCCGTGCAGTACCCCATCGGCCAGGGCCAGACCCTCGAAGGCCTCATCGACCTGCTCACTATGCGCGCGTATTACTTCGACGCCGACGAGCAGGGCGCGGTCGTCACCGAGAAGGACATCCCCGAACACCTCCGCGAGACCGCCGAACTCTGGCGCCACGAACTCGTCGAGAAGGCCGCCGAACTCGACGACGCCCTCATGGAGCGATACCTCGAGGACGAGTCATCCATCACCGACGCCGACATCCGCAAGGCCCTCCGCGCCGGCACGCTCGCCCGCAGGTGCAACCCCGTCTTCTGCGGCGCGGCCCTCCGCAACATCGGCGTCCAGCGCCTCCTCGACGGTGTCATCGACTACCTCCCCAATCCCACCGAAGTCCCGGAAGTCGAGGGCGTCGACCCCGACGACCGCGAGAAGAAACTCTCCCGCCCCCACTCTGACACGGCCCCCTTCTCCGCACTCGTCTTCAAGGTCGTCAGCGATACGCACGGCGACCTCACCTACGTCCGAATCTACTCCGGCGTCCTCAAGAAAGGCACGCGCCTCCTCAACCCCGTCAACCGCAAGCGCGAGATCGCCAGCCGAATCTTCGAAATGCACGCCAAGGACCGCATCCCCCTCGAAGAGGTCGGCGCGGGCAACATCGTCGCTGTCGTCGGCATCAAGGACTCCATCACCGGCGACACGCTCTGCGACCCCGAGAACCCGATCATCCTCGAACGCATGGAGTTCCCCGAGCCGGTCATCTCCATGTCCATCGAGCCGAAGACCGCCGACGACAAGCGCAAACTCTCCGAGGCTCTCGTCACCATCCGCCGCGAGGACCCCTCCTTCCGATCCAACTACGACGAGGAAACCGGCCAGACCATCATCGCCGGCATGGGCGAACTCCACCTCGAAATCATCAAGAACAAGCTCGTCCGCGACATGAAGGTCAACGTCGAGGTCGGCAAGCCGCGTGTCTCCTACCGAGAGGCCATCGCCGGACCGGCCAAGAACGTCCGCGGCCGGTTCGTCAAGCAGACCGGCGGGCGCGGCCAGTACGGCGACGTCATCATCAACCTCGAACCATGCACCCCAGAGCAAGCCAAGGCCGAGGGACTCGACTTCCGAGACTCCGTCGCCTTCGTCAACAAGATCATCGGCGGCTCCGTCCCCAAGGAATACATCCCCTCCGTCGAGGCCGGCATCCGCCAGACCGCCATCTCCGGCGTCACCGCCGGCTACCCCCTCATCAACATCAAGGTCGAACTCATCGACGGCTCCTACCACCAGGTGGACTCATCGCAGGTCGCCTTCGAGCAGGCCGCACGCCTCGCCCTCCGCGAGGCCGTCGCCAAGGCCGGAAGCCTCCTCCTCGAACCCATCATGAAGGTCGTCATCCTCACCCCCGAGGACTACGTCGGCAACGTCACCGGCGACATCTCCTCACGCCGAGGCATGATCGTCGACACCGAGGACCGCGACGGCGTCAAGGTCATCACCTGCGAAGTCCCCCTCTCCGAGATGTTCGGTTACACCACCGTCCTCCGCGGCCTCTCCCAGGGACGAGCCAGCAACACCATGGAGTTCCTCGCCTACCGGCCCATGCCCGCCAACATGGCCAAGGAAGTCCTCGCGGCAGGCTGA
- a CDS encoding 2-oxo acid dehydrogenase subunit E2 encodes MAHTKSANPDQFILPDLGEGVHEAELIKWRVQVGQAVDEHDILAEMETDKALVEVPSPRAGVIAALHGKEGDILKVGSVLVEYKGDGSPSSSAPVAPAASKHAPAITPEPEPEAEREDAGTVVGQVGGDLAGMTPRDGKALATPAVRRLARELGIDINQVPGSGIGGRVTEKDVRAFTSAGSRHAAAAQTRPAPIPTTAIPASPPPARAPSHSHAPAQQPAIPPGADTAVIPFRGVRRTIANRLRESVSTAVHFTVMDEADVTELDSLRRRLAAASGEKVSFLPFVCSAVCRALAGRFGALNATVDDKAEQIVQHRAVHLGIATDTDSGLMVPVIRDADKLGVLEIGRQIDAIARAARERSIPREQLLGSTFTISNVGSHAGRFATPVINYPEVGILAVGRVHEGMVTRDGWFRVGRLLPLSLACDHRVVDGATGALALAEIVRLLQQPEQLLTPARA; translated from the coding sequence ATGGCCCACACGAAATCCGCGAACCCGGACCAGTTCATCCTCCCCGACCTCGGCGAGGGCGTACACGAGGCCGAACTCATCAAGTGGCGCGTCCAGGTCGGACAGGCCGTCGACGAGCACGACATCCTCGCCGAGATGGAGACCGACAAGGCTCTCGTCGAAGTCCCCAGCCCACGCGCAGGCGTCATCGCCGCACTCCACGGCAAGGAAGGCGACATCCTCAAGGTCGGCTCCGTCCTCGTCGAATATAAGGGCGATGGATCGCCGTCAAGCTCCGCGCCCGTCGCGCCGGCAGCGTCAAAGCACGCCCCCGCGATCACGCCCGAGCCTGAACCGGAAGCCGAACGCGAGGACGCAGGCACCGTTGTCGGCCAGGTCGGCGGCGACCTCGCCGGAATGACCCCACGCGACGGCAAGGCCCTCGCCACCCCCGCCGTACGCCGCCTCGCCCGCGAACTCGGCATCGACATCAATCAGGTGCCCGGCTCCGGCATTGGCGGCCGGGTCACCGAAAAGGACGTCCGCGCGTTCACTTCCGCCGGCTCCCGCCACGCTGCCGCCGCGCAGACCCGCCCCGCACCCATCCCGACAACCGCCATCCCCGCTTCACCCCCCCCCGCACGCGCGCCCTCCCACTCGCACGCCCCCGCGCAGCAGCCCGCCATCCCCCCGGGCGCGGACACGGCCGTCATCCCATTCCGCGGCGTACGCCGCACCATCGCCAACCGCCTGCGCGAGAGCGTCTCAACCGCCGTCCACTTCACCGTCATGGACGAGGCCGACGTCACCGAACTCGACTCGCTCCGCCGCAGGCTCGCGGCCGCCAGCGGCGAGAAAGTCTCCTTCCTCCCCTTCGTCTGCTCCGCAGTCTGCCGCGCCCTCGCCGGCAGGTTCGGCGCGCTCAACGCCACCGTCGACGACAAGGCCGAGCAGATCGTCCAGCACCGCGCAGTACACCTCGGCATCGCCACCGACACCGACTCCGGCCTCATGGTCCCCGTCATCCGCGACGCCGACAAGCTCGGCGTCCTCGAAATCGGACGACAGATCGACGCCATCGCCCGCGCCGCCCGCGAACGCTCCATCCCCCGCGAGCAACTCCTCGGCTCGACCTTCACCATCAGCAACGTCGGCAGCCACGCCGGCCGCTTCGCCACCCCCGTCATCAACTACCCCGAAGTCGGCATCCTCGCCGTAGGGCGCGTCCACGAGGGCATGGTCACACGCGACGGCTGGTTCCGAGTCGGCAGACTCCTCCCCCTCAGCCTCGCCTGCGACCACCGCGTCGTCGATGGCGCGACCGGCGCCCTCGCCCTCGCCGAGATCGTCCGACTCCTCCAGCAGCCCGAGCAACTCCTCACCCCCGCCAGAGCCTGA
- a CDS encoding alpha-ketoacid dehydrogenase subunit beta — MAQMTLVQAINHALAHEMERDERIVVLGEDVGLNGGVFRVTEGLQKRFGPERVADTPLAESGIMGTAIGLAMAGMRPVPEIQFEGFLGPAYDQLVNHAARYRTRSRGAVTIPLTVRVPVGGGIHAPELHSDSPEAIYAHHPGLKVVMPSTPYDAKGLLLSAIRDPDPVVFFEPKRVYRSFREDVPEDDYTIPIGQAKVVAEGTDVTVVTWGAPVFQCLAAMDELPEDASVELVDLRTIYPIDTDTIVESVRKTGRCVVVHEAPKTAGLGAEIATIIQEHCFLHLEAPVQRCTGFDTVMPYYKLELDYLPEAPRIRKCIEECLAY, encoded by the coding sequence ATGGCGCAGATGACACTTGTCCAAGCCATCAACCACGCTCTCGCCCACGAGATGGAACGCGACGAGCGCATCGTCGTCCTCGGCGAAGACGTCGGCCTCAACGGCGGCGTCTTCCGTGTCACCGAAGGACTCCAGAAACGTTTCGGTCCAGAACGCGTCGCCGATACCCCACTCGCCGAATCCGGCATCATGGGCACCGCCATCGGACTCGCCATGGCAGGCATGAGGCCGGTCCCCGAAATCCAGTTCGAAGGGTTCCTCGGACCCGCCTACGACCAGCTCGTCAACCACGCGGCTCGCTATCGCACACGCAGCCGCGGAGCGGTCACCATCCCCCTCACCGTCCGCGTCCCCGTCGGCGGCGGCATCCACGCCCCCGAACTCCACTCCGATTCCCCGGAAGCCATCTACGCCCATCACCCGGGACTCAAGGTCGTCATGCCCAGCACGCCATACGACGCCAAGGGCCTCCTCCTCAGCGCGATCCGCGACCCCGACCCGGTCGTCTTCTTCGAACCCAAGCGTGTCTACCGCAGCTTCCGCGAGGACGTTCCCGAGGACGACTACACCATCCCCATCGGCCAGGCTAAGGTCGTCGCCGAGGGAACCGACGTCACCGTCGTCACCTGGGGCGCACCCGTCTTCCAGTGCCTCGCCGCCATGGACGAACTCCCCGAGGATGCCAGCGTCGAACTCGTCGACCTTCGCACCATCTACCCCATCGACACCGACACCATCGTCGAGAGCGTCCGCAAGACCGGCCGCTGTGTCGTCGTCCACGAGGCCCCCAAGACCGCGGGCCTCGGCGCGGAGATCGCAACCATCATCCAGGAGCACTGCTTCCTCCACCTCGAAGCCCCCGTGCAGCGATGCACAGGCTTCGACACCGTCATGCCCTACTACAAACTCGAACTCGACTACCTTCCCGAAGCCCCTCGCATCCGAAAGTGCATCGAGGAGTGCCTCGCGTACTGA